A single genomic interval of Planctomycetota bacterium harbors:
- a CDS encoding glycosyltransferase, translating to MQDGPLISIVVPCFNEQEVIRATHERLSAVLTSFPIRYEILYINDGSRDDTEARLREIQSRDPRVRLILFSRNFGHQMAVTAGIDHAAGDAVVLIDADLQDPPEVIAEMLGRWREGYHVAYGQRTVREGESVFKENTAKLFYRMLNRMSEIPIPLDTGDFRLMDRKVVDALKAMPERDRYLRGMVSWVGFKQIAVPYKRAPRAAGVSKYPLKKMIQFASVGLLSFSRVPLHLVSGLGFACAVLSLLCIIYALVLRIFTSEWVSGWTLLFIAVVFFGGIQLICLGVAGEYIGRIYAEVKRRPNYLVNQFVGFEQERPVEPSDRK from the coding sequence ATGCAAGACGGCCCTCTGATTTCAATCGTGGTGCCCTGCTTCAATGAGCAGGAAGTGATTCGCGCCACCCACGAAAGATTATCGGCGGTGCTTACATCGTTTCCGATCCGGTACGAAATTCTCTACATCAATGACGGTTCGCGCGACGACACCGAGGCCCGTCTTCGGGAGATTCAAAGTCGCGATCCGCGCGTGCGGCTGATTCTCTTCTCGCGCAACTTCGGTCATCAGATGGCGGTCACGGCTGGCATTGACCATGCGGCCGGCGACGCTGTCGTGCTCATCGACGCCGACCTGCAGGATCCGCCGGAGGTCATCGCCGAGATGCTCGGTCGATGGCGCGAGGGGTATCACGTCGCCTATGGGCAGCGTACTGTTCGCGAGGGCGAATCCGTCTTCAAGGAGAACACCGCCAAGTTGTTCTACCGCATGCTCAACCGCATGTCCGAGATTCCGATCCCGCTGGACACGGGTGACTTTCGCCTGATGGATCGCAAGGTGGTCGATGCGTTGAAGGCGATGCCGGAGCGCGATCGATATCTGCGCGGGATGGTGTCATGGGTGGGATTCAAGCAGATCGCCGTGCCGTACAAGCGGGCGCCGCGCGCGGCGGGCGTGAGCAAGTATCCGCTCAAGAAGATGATTCAGTTCGCATCGGTCGGGCTACTTTCGTTTTCGCGCGTGCCGTTGCATCTCGTCAGCGGGCTGGGCTTCGCATGCGCGGTCCTATCGCTCTTGTGCATCATTTACGCTCTCGTTCTTCGCATTTTTACAAGCGAATGGGTCAGTGGATGGACGCTGTTGTTCATCGCGGTGGTGTTCTTCGGTGGGATTCAGCTCATCTGCCTCGGCGTAGCCGGCGAATACATCGGTCGCATCTACGCGGAGGTCAAGCGTCGGCCCAACTATCTGGTGAACCAGTTTGTGGGTTTCGAGCAGGAGCGACCGGTTGAACCTTCCGATCGAAAATGA